TAGGACCGACAAACAGTGGTAAAACTTATGAAGCTATGAAGAAGCTTGAGTATGCCGACACAGGCTACTATCTCGCCCCTCTTAGACTTCTTGCACTTGAAGGGTATGAATCGCTAAAAGAGAGAGGTATAGCTTCGTCTCTTATAACAGGCGAAGAGCAGATTTTAGATGATGATGCAACACATATAAGCTCAACTATAGAGATGATAAACTTTGATGTTGATGTCGATGTTTGTGTAATTGATGAAGTTCAAATGTTAGATGACCGTGACCGTGGCTGGGCATGGGCAAATGCAATTATTGGGGCACCTGCCAAAGAGGTGATAATGACAGGGTCATTAAACTCAAAAGATGCGATTATTGCACTGGCGGAGTATCTTGGAGAAGAGCTAGAGATAGTTGAGTTCGAGAGAAAAAATCCCCTAGTGCTGCTAGATAGACCAATAAGCATAAAAGATGTTGAGGCGGGGACAGCGATTATAGCTTTTAGCAGAAAGGATGTTTTAAGGCTAAAGCAAAGCTTCGTAGCTTATTTTAGAGTCAGCGTCGTTTATGGGAATCTTTCTCCCGAGGTAAGGCGAGAAGAGGCAAGAAGATTCAGGGCAGGAGAGACAGAGATACTAATAGCCACTGATGCAATAGCCATGGGGATGAACCTACCTATAAAAACTATACTTTTTTCCAAGGCTGAAAAGTTTGACGGAGTGACCCAGAGAAATCTTCTCCCATCAGAAGTTCATCAGATATCAGGTCGTGCCGGAAGGTTTGGACTGCATGAAAAAGGGTACGTTGGGGCTTTAACCTCAGAGGTATTAGGTATCATTAAAAAGAACTTTTATAAAGAGGCAAAAGCTATAACGATACCTTTTAAGGTTATGGCAAATCTGGAGCACATAAGGCTTGTAGGGAGCATCCTGGAAGAGAATTCATTAAGTGAAATCCTAAAATTTTTCGTGGAAAATATGGAGTTTAACGGTCCGTTTGTTGCATGGAATTTGGATGACATGCTCGAAGCTGCTTTGATTGTAGATGCGTACGATTTGGATATAGCCACCAAATACCATCTTGCCTGCGCTCCGCTTACTCTAAAATCACCATATATTATAGGAGCTTTTGAGAGTTATTTAACAGCACTGGAGAAGAATATGCCAATTGCATATGTGGAGCCTCATCTTACCGGAAGTTTTGCCAAAACATCAGAGGATCTTTTACGTGCAGAAGATATGGTTAAAGAGATCTCACTCTACCTCTGGCTAAGCTACAGATTTAAAGACTACTTTACTGATGCCTATAAAGCCCGCATAGCGAGAGGAGTTATCAACCAATACATAGAAGAGTCTCTGCAACAGAGTCATTTGGCCTCAAAATGCAGAATGTGTCAGGTACCTTTGCCGCTTAATACAAAATACAGTATATGCCAGTCGTGTTTTAAAAAACACTATACTACAATGGGAGCTAGAGGTCGAAGCAGAAGCTAAGGCAACTCCGAATAGTTCACGACTTGGTTGCGGCCACTGTTTTTTGCTTTATACAGTGCCTTGTCGGCATTATCTAAAATGGTCTTTGCATCAATCCCTTTAGTGCTGCTTGCAACCCCAAAGCTGGCAGTTTTATGCCCTACTGTTGTAAAATCGAACTTATCTATGGCCGTTCTTAGTTTTTCAGCGACTGCCATAGAACCATGAGTGTCTGTTTCAACACAAATAATGATAAACTCTTCACCGCCCCATCTTCCCACATAATCTGTAGCTCTTGCATTGTTTTTCAATATTAATGCGAACTCCTCTAAAACACTGTCCCCTGCCAAGTGCCCATAAGTGTCATTAATAGATTTAAAGTGGTCTATATCAATCAAAATTATAGAGAAGACACTATTATTGGTATATCTGTTGATTCTTTGCAGTTCGGTATCAATAATTTCATCAATTTTAACTCTATTGTAAAGTTTAGTTAAGGAGTCAAGAACATAGAGACTCTTGAGCTCCTTCTTTGCTTTAACTAGCTCTTCATGCTCCTGATGAAGTTTATTTATAAATAGATTGATTGATTTTGTAACATCTCCGAGTTCATCATAAGATACAATGCAGAGTCTTTTGTTAAAATCTGCATCACCGGATGCAATTTCTCTTGTCTCTTGTACAATCTGGTTTATTCTAAATTTGAAATCTCTGGATATAAAAAATGTAACAGAGATTGAAATTGAAAACCAGAGTATAAATATATAACTTCCGTTTGATATAATGGAATTGGAGTTTTCATATATGGAATTCATATTTTGCGCAATTTTATCTTTAATATTTAACCTTAAGGCGTTAAACATCTCATAAATATTATTATATTTTTTGACAAGTAATTCGGTGTCTTCACTTATATTCTCATAGCTATAGTTGCTATTTATTAATTTGGTGGATACACTCTTGGCAAATGCATAGTAGTCCAAAAATGAGTCCAAAACCTTTTTTATATCATCTCCATAATCGGTCTGAAGATGTTTTTGCAAATTGGATTTAATCTCATTTGCGTGAGCCTCCGAATTGGCAACCCACTCTAACTCTTTTGCCGCAACCGCACTGTTTAGCTGATTAAGTATTTTTTCTAAAATTGATATATTGTTAAAAGTACACTCATTAAGATGTATCAGTTCAAGATTAATCTCTTGCATGTTGGAGTTCATATTCATTGTATTTGAGAGAATAAAAAAATAAAAAGGCAATATAGATATTATCCCTATCAAAGGGACGAGAAGATTTTTTTTCAACAGCGACAGCGAGTTGTAATATAAGATAATATTTTTCATATTTTAGCTAATCTGCTTCATATATTATTTTCCAATTATCTTGTAAATCTTTTTTTTCAATAAAGGCTATGGTATTTAAATTGTTAAGTTTTTCAACAATTTCATTGTAAGAAAATTTTTGAGAGATAGGTTTTTTCCCTGTATAAACTAATCTGATCCAGTAGTTGTTATATTGAGATATTGATTTATTTAATATTTTATTTACAAATTTTTCATGCAGTTTTTCATTAATACATAACAAAGGCACTATGCAAACATTGTCGATTGTGTTAACTTTTGCAAGATATATTGACTGTACCGACTCTTTGGATAAACTGCCAATATTGGAGCCTTTATTTGTAACTATGACAATGTTTGCCTGTAGAAGAGAAGCTGTTAAAAATAAGAGTAAAATGAACTTCATAATTATCACTCCTTGGATAAGGTGATTAAAAAAAAGTATTGTACCATAATTAATGAAATATAACATTATTTATGTTGTTAATAAATAAATTTGTTATTATTGGATGTATAAAATGTATTCGACAGCTTCCAAAAGTTCTTTATTTGTAATTTTGTTTGCATAAGCGTATCCAAGTGCCGCCCCTGCTCCAACACCCTCTTTTGCCTCGCCCTCATCATACTTTTTCAATACAGGAATGCTCGCTTGCTCAAATGAAAAACTTGTATATACAGCATGAGGCTTATAGCTTAGAAGCGAGAGAATATGAGCAATGTCAGAGTGCTCGTCATTTGCCACCCAAGAGGTAGTTGCAAGGGTGATATTGTCACTTTTTAGACGCATAAAAACATCTTCTCTCAGGGCATCTGCTACAAGCAGACAGGCTGCCATTTGCGTTCCGCCGGCTAGGACTATATGAAATCTTCTTGAAGCTTCAAGTAAAAAGCCTGCACAAAAGATAAGCATATTATCACTTACATGTGAGAGTTTTTCAAATTTGTCCATATCTTCGTTTATAAGCGATAGAGCCTTTTGGATAGTCCCGTTTTTGATGGAGTCCGGTACATCTAAAAAACTAGAAGAGAAATCGTTTTTACACTCATACCCCAAAGCCAAGGCAGTTGCCGCGGCTGTGGTAGTTCCGCTTGGGGTACTCTCTGCAAGTATGAGGTAGCTGCCCTTGAGTTCATAACTTTTTCCGGCTTTCATCCCTTTGTGAAAGACATCTCTTGCGTCTATGTTTGCACCTGTAGCGATGGAGTCAGAGGGTGAAATGCCAAAGCTTTGGCATGTAGTATTTTGAGGAGATATATGAAGCCCCAGATTTAAAATCTCTATGGAGCTAAAGGGTGTCAGGTTATGAACCGCTCTTGTAATAATAGCCGGAGTCGGAACACCTGTCGGTGTCTCCGCAAGCTCCCCCAAAGAGAAAACTTTTTGGTTTGTTATAAACTCTGCATCAAGCGTAGGGGTAAGAGGTATCATCCCTGGAATCCCAGCCTGAGTTATCCCCTCTATCTCACATGTCCTTGTAACTGAGGCAGCTAAAAGAAAGTCTGCTTTGCCAACCGGCAGAGAATCCTCTTCATTTGTAAAAATATTATATGTTTTCAATTATCAAATCTCCGTAATCTATCTTAATGCTAAATGCTTCTTCTAGGGTTATGTTTTTTATTATACTAAGAAAAACTCTTACAACCCCTGCGTGGGTTACAACCAATATATGCTCTTTATTTAGGGCTGGGAGATACTCTAAAAAAAACTCTCTCACTCTTTTGATATACTCTTCATACGGCTCTCCGTCAAGGGCGTTAATCCACTGCAAAAAGTCTATATACTCTATCTCTTTTTGGGCAATAATATCATCAAACCTCATCCCCTCGTGTTTTCCCCATGATTTCTCTCTTAATTTGTCTGTGTATATGATATTTTTTACATGTGCAGAGTATTTTATGCTCTCTTTGGCGCGCAGCAGGTCCGAACAAAACAGAGCATCAAAGTTTAGAGAGTCTAAGCTTTTTGCTAGCTCTTTTGCCTGCTCATGACCTTTTAAAGACAAACCTATGTCGTTATGTCCGTTATAGCAACCAAGATATGCCCCATCCACCTCTGCATGTCGAACTAAGGTTATTTGCATTAAGACAATATTCCAAAGAGTACAATGTTTAACAGAACCAACTCTGTCACTTCGATTGTAAAACCATATATGTCGCCTGTAAAACCACCATATCTCTTAATAAAAAATCTTTTAATAACAAACAAAACTAACAATGAGCCGAGAAAAAGTATAAACCCCTTCCATATAAGGACTAACACCAGAGAGTAAAAGAGTGCTGTAAACATATGTGTTTTGCTTAGCTCCTCTTTTGTCAATGTGCTCATACCGCTTGGAGTTATATATGGATAGTTGTAAATTGCTAAAACAGCATTGAGCCTTGAGAGCATTAAAATTGCCGGTAAAAGATAGAGCAGCTCCTCATAGTCGGTAAGAAACAAAGAGAGGGATGAGGCTTTTAGTATAAGAAAGGTTACTGTCAAAATCATCCCCATACCGCCTACATGTGGCTCTTTCATAACTTCCAAAGCTTTGCTTTTCTCCACGTAAAGCCCATCTATCGTATCGCTAAAACCATCAAGATGAAGAGCTCCCGTGAGAACGACCCATAGAGCAAAAAGGAGAATTCCCAAGTGTGTTGATGATATGTACGGAGACAAAAGTATGTAAGCCGCCCATAAAATTGTGCCTAGTAAAACTCCGATAAGAGGGTAAAACATAGCTGCATGGCCGTTTATCCCTTTGTGAAAGTTGTGAACTTTGAAAAAAGGAAGAGTAGTTAACATTGAGAGTGCGAGTGCGAAACCTCTGAAAATATTGCTCATTTTATCCTCGTTGATATGCCGGCGATGGTGTGGTAGACTTCATCACAATCAGAAGCTATCAGTTGAGATAGTTTCCCGCTGATGTCTACAAACTCACGTGCTAGTTTATTGTCCGGTATTATGCCACAACCAACGTCATTTAAAACAAAAACTATTGTTTTATCAAGCTTTAAAACTGACTCCAATTCTCTAACCATATCTTCAAAACTTCTTTTATGATGTAGCATATTATTAATCCACATGCTGACACACTCAAACAAAACAAAACTCTTACATGTAGAGATAACTTTTAGTATTTCAAGCGGCTCCTCAATGGTCTCAAACTCATCTGCTCTATTGAGTTTATGAGCTTCTACCCTTGTTCGCATCTCTTCATCTATAAACTCAGTAGTTGCCAAATAGACGGGCTTAGGCAAATGGCTGATTTGCAATATGTATTTTTGCGCATTAAGTGATTTTCCGCTTTTGATACCACCTATAAAAAGAGTTTTTTTCACTCTAGCACTCCTCGGATACAAGTTGATTCCGTCCGGCCTCTTTTGCAATGTAGAGAAGTTCATCAACACGTTTTAAAATTGCGCTCTCATCCATTTTGCAATCTGGTGTAACATTTAAAAGTCCCAAGGATATGGTGAGAACATCGTCGTTTAGGCTTGAAGTGTGCTCTATATTAAGGTTTTTTACTGACATCAGTATCTCTGAAGAAAACATTTTTGCCTCATCAAAGCTTTGCTCATCGGAATAGATGACAATAAACTCCTCTCCCCCGATTCTAAAAAGGTAGTCACTTGGGCGTTGCAGTTTAAGAGAGACCTGAGCAACCACTTTTTGCAATGCTTCATCCCCTTTTATATGTCCGTAGGTATCATTATATTTTTTAAAATAGTCTATATCAAACATTGCCACACAAAACATTTTGCCGTTACGTCTTGCACGTCTGAGCTCTTTGTGAAACATCTGGTTAAAGAAACGGCGATTATAAGCTTGTGTCAGTTCATCTTTTATAGAGATCTCTTCGATGAGTTTTTGACTGGTTATATTTTCTATAATTGAAGTAAAGCCGGTTATTTTTTCATTCTCGATTATCGGGGTTATATTGTTTCTTATCCAATACTCATCTCCGTTTTTGCGTATATTTTTTAAAATGCCCGTCCAATTTTTGCCATGTAAAATAGTGCGCCACATGTTTTGATGAAGTGATGCCGGAGTCTCTTTGCTCTTTAAAATACGGTGGTTTTTTCCTACAAGCTCATCTTTGGTGTAGCCGGTTAGTTTTGTAAAGGCTGTGCTTACTTCAATGATATTTCCGTCAATATCGGTTCTGGACATGCATACAAACTTGTCTATAATATCTATCTTGTTCACCAAATTGTTTTTAAACTTCTCCAGCTTTTCATGAAGTCTCAGCGGGTAGCTAGAAAGCATTATGGCAAGCGGAAAAGATATGGTGAAAACTATTATTCCCATAACCAAAACATAGTCTATTATATCCTTGGTGTGTTCAATAAGCTTTTGGCGTTTCTCTTCGAGGACTATTTTCAGCCCTTCGCCATTTTCAATTATGTCAGATATCTCAATAGAAGATTGTTTTGTACGAAAAAGCAACTTCAAAAGAGTGTTGTTTTTATATTCATCTAGTGAGCAGTTAATATTGATGTGTTCAAGATATTTTGTCCAAGTTTTGCTGTTCTTATCACACCCGTCATGGTTGCTGCATAATATATATGAGTCTTTGTCAAATATAGCCAAATTGAAAAGTTCTGATGCCGTAGCCTCTTCTAAAATCTTTTTCATAAAAATATTAATGATTAAAATGCCTTTGAACCGGTCGTTGTCGTAGTATGCTTTGGCTACTCTGAGCATCGGAACAACAGGTTGCACAATTTTGCCATCTTCTATGCTTAGGTCTACATTTGAAAACCAAGCTCTCCCTTTTGCAACATCTTTGGTCTCTTGAAAATAATAACGGTCAGCTTTATTTTGCAAACTTTTTTTATCTATGTTATAAGGTGCGCCACCAGATGAATCTCTGTCTATTCTTATAGTCTCATCCCCGTTATTGTCAATAAACCTGAACTGCATTATGCTTGGATTTGAGTGCGTTATTGCCATCATAATACTAGCGATGTGATCTTTTGTCTGATTTCTACTCTTTAAATCATTGCGTATAAAAGCCTCAAACTCCGAAGTTTGCTCCACCGCCGCAAGATAGTTTTTAAAGTTGTCGGTCTGTGAGCGTAAAAACTCTTTTTTATAAAAAAGGGTGTTTTTTGCTGAAGTGTCAAACTCTTTATGCATTGCGTTTAACTGGTAGTAACCACTCACAAATATAGAGACAGCCGAGATAATAAAACCAACAAAAACAAAAAGCAAGATAAGAATAAAGCGGTAGTAGTATTTACTTGTTTTAGGAATCAGTTTTAATCTCAAAATCTCTCCTTTATTGATTAATATTATTAAAAAATGTTACTTTAGTATAGTATCATAATATTATTTAGATAACTCTTTTTGGATAAAATCCAAATCTACATGTAGCTCTATATGCTCTGCAAACTCAAGAATTGCTTGTGCTTTGTACTCCCTGAAGTTGTACCCCTTGTAATCTTGATTTATCTCAGAAAATAGCTTATGGCGAAACTCGTCACTCTCAAAAAGACCATGCACAAAAGTTCCGTAGAGGTTTTTTTTCATTTTCGCTCTTTTTTTGGCAACCCCGTTGTGTATCTCATACCCCTCAACCATACACCCGAAAAGATGGTAGCACCCCTTTTTAACTATTTTTTCTTTGGCAAATACTACCTCGCCTTTTATCCGTCCAAAACCAGAGACCTCTTGTAGTTCTGACTCTACTTTTAGCGGGTCTGAAATTTTCTCAAACATCATCTCGTAACCGCC
The sequence above is drawn from the Candidatus Sulfurimonas baltica genome and encodes:
- a CDS encoding SUV3 C-terminal domain-containing protein; protein product: MSKKNKKNSKINQKIRKYFDDDPFDVGIERVSSETLSELFHTLGIYDIEHNRDVLIKTARMMWSEADVEFRADILNFFASNGTVYSTNAPKEPNLDRDEKIDLILQELNVSNAEAAMLHELYAEVRSKKITISKVESKLRHIRFGIKKERLQKALDGIFDIDDSLEFNASLHYVLYAQSFHKILTLNTKKYEYEYLQDTDESVLINEIGEEKERVVALKQEEINNFIKNLPDPHKHLTQKEIAGALRASPPKTKLSYPMIKESILEDIIKKALGAVELEVHDDELLVGLKQSFKLPHSDKEHEYNLELHVALNSLLEDVWKSKELDFSEVIQESKEEYEGQFLTDLQSIVDECRKYATLLHLSELELHSRVYALLLDMLPLSLNITSKIIRKTVRRFVHSTHDQIIKKQRHALLARTIRDFKNLFPQARSMRRKLTLHIGPTNSGKTYEAMKKLEYADTGYYLAPLRLLALEGYESLKERGIASSLITGEEQILDDDATHISSTIEMINFDVDVDVCVIDEVQMLDDRDRGWAWANAIIGAPAKEVIMTGSLNSKDAIIALAEYLGEELEIVEFERKNPLVLLDRPISIKDVEAGTAIIAFSRKDVLRLKQSFVAYFRVSVVYGNLSPEVRREEARRFRAGETEILIATDAIAMGMNLPIKTILFSKAEKFDGVTQRNLLPSEVHQISGRAGRFGLHEKGYVGALTSEVLGIIKKNFYKEAKAITIPFKVMANLEHIRLVGSILEENSLSEILKFFVENMEFNGPFVAWNLDDMLEAALIVDAYDLDIATKYHLACAPLTLKSPYIIGAFESYLTALEKNMPIAYVEPHLTGSFAKTSEDLLRAEDMVKEISLYLWLSYRFKDYFTDAYKARIARGVINQYIEESLQQSHLASKCRMCQVPLPLNTKYSICQSCFKKHYTTMGARGRSRS
- a CDS encoding diguanylate cyclase is translated as MNSNMQEINLELIHLNECTFNNISILEKILNQLNSAVAAKELEWVANSEAHANEIKSNLQKHLQTDYGDDIKKVLDSFLDYYAFAKSVSTKLINSNYSYENISEDTELLVKKYNNIYEMFNALRLNIKDKIAQNMNSIYENSNSIISNGSYIFILWFSISISVTFFISRDFKFRINQIVQETREIASGDADFNKRLCIVSYDELGDVTKSINLFINKLHQEHEELVKAKKELKSLYVLDSLTKLYNRVKIDEIIDTELQRINRYTNNSVFSIILIDIDHFKSINDTYGHLAGDSVLEEFALILKNNARATDYVGRWGGEEFIIICVETDTHGSMAVAEKLRTAIDKFDFTTVGHKTASFGVASSTKGIDAKTILDNADKALYKAKNSGRNQVVNYSELP
- a CDS encoding nicotinate-nucleotide--dimethylbenzimidazole phosphoribosyltransferase → MKTYNIFTNEEDSLPVGKADFLLAASVTRTCEIEGITQAGIPGMIPLTPTLDAEFITNQKVFSLGELAETPTGVPTPAIITRAVHNLTPFSSIEILNLGLHISPQNTTCQSFGISPSDSIATGANIDARDVFHKGMKAGKSYELKGSYLILAESTPSGTTTAAATALALGYECKNDFSSSFLDVPDSIKNGTIQKALSLINEDMDKFEKLSHVSDNMLIFCAGFLLEASRRFHIVLAGGTQMAACLLVADALREDVFMRLKSDNITLATTSWVANDEHSDIAHILSLLSYKPHAVYTSFSFEQASIPVLKKYDEGEAKEGVGAGAALGYAYANKITNKELLEAVEYILYIQ
- the cobC gene encoding alpha-ribazole phosphatase family protein; its protein translation is MQITLVRHAEVDGAYLGCYNGHNDIGLSLKGHEQAKELAKSLDSLNFDALFCSDLLRAKESIKYSAHVKNIIYTDKLREKSWGKHEGMRFDDIIAQKEIEYIDFLQWINALDGEPYEEYIKRVREFFLEYLPALNKEHILVVTHAGVVRVFLSIIKNITLEEAFSIKIDYGDLIIENI
- a CDS encoding adenosylcobinamide-GDP ribazoletransferase → MSNIFRGFALALSMLTTLPFFKVHNFHKGINGHAAMFYPLIGVLLGTILWAAYILLSPYISSTHLGILLFALWVVLTGALHLDGFSDTIDGLYVEKSKALEVMKEPHVGGMGMILTVTFLILKASSLSLFLTDYEELLYLLPAILMLSRLNAVLAIYNYPYITPSGMSTLTKEELSKTHMFTALFYSLVLVLIWKGFILFLGSLLVLFVIKRFFIKRYGGFTGDIYGFTIEVTELVLLNIVLFGILS
- a CDS encoding bifunctional adenosylcobinamide kinase/adenosylcobinamide-phosphate guanylyltransferase; the encoded protein is MKKTLFIGGIKSGKSLNAQKYILQISHLPKPVYLATTEFIDEEMRTRVEAHKLNRADEFETIEEPLEILKVISTCKSFVLFECVSMWINNMLHHKRSFEDMVRELESVLKLDKTIVFVLNDVGCGIIPDNKLAREFVDISGKLSQLIASDCDEVYHTIAGISTRIK
- a CDS encoding diguanylate cyclase, with amino-acid sequence MRLKLIPKTSKYYYRFILILLFVFVGFIISAVSIFVSGYYQLNAMHKEFDTSAKNTLFYKKEFLRSQTDNFKNYLAAVEQTSEFEAFIRNDLKSRNQTKDHIASIMMAITHSNPSIMQFRFIDNNGDETIRIDRDSSGGAPYNIDKKSLQNKADRYYFQETKDVAKGRAWFSNVDLSIEDGKIVQPVVPMLRVAKAYYDNDRFKGILIINIFMKKILEEATASELFNLAIFDKDSYILCSNHDGCDKNSKTWTKYLEHININCSLDEYKNNTLLKLLFRTKQSSIEISDIIENGEGLKIVLEEKRQKLIEHTKDIIDYVLVMGIIVFTISFPLAIMLSSYPLRLHEKLEKFKNNLVNKIDIIDKFVCMSRTDIDGNIIEVSTAFTKLTGYTKDELVGKNHRILKSKETPASLHQNMWRTILHGKNWTGILKNIRKNGDEYWIRNNITPIIENEKITGFTSIIENITSQKLIEEISIKDELTQAYNRRFFNQMFHKELRRARRNGKMFCVAMFDIDYFKKYNDTYGHIKGDEALQKVVAQVSLKLQRPSDYLFRIGGEEFIVIYSDEQSFDEAKMFSSEILMSVKNLNIEHTSSLNDDVLTISLGLLNVTPDCKMDESAILKRVDELLYIAKEAGRNQLVSEEC